One region of Haloterrigena salifodinae genomic DNA includes:
- a CDS encoding HNH endonuclease signature motif containing protein: protein MANDRRMTTDRFFGGVGERLENLQALFKFVDTTEPDKAELQDWLESNTAAKSESTIKAYVGFQRSVGLLELEKDQYQTTPRGATFADTGDPELIFEALLENVDGFETILQTLDNEQTTTTAIQASLREAYPEYQLPQAVVGRHLEWLQAIDAIEKQQSADRYELTSFGKRLLQEKLDQKPTIDDLEIGSTYDRVELHEAYGGARYRGIAPSADYPYVFLFTGDSGTEHGYKDEFRGDTFIYTGEGRTGDMEMTGGNKAIRDHKEDSCELHLFENNDEAWSVTYLGQFECVDWFEEQLPDTDGDHRKAIRFKLEPVANEVEFTDPDLGAVDTDELYERATGAARTDDEATQQTTVETTRTIYSRSEAVREYALRVADGVCQGCGDEAPFLGNDGEPYFEVHHLYRRSDGGPDHPDNVIALCPNCHRRVHHGKDGDAFNQELISRAENVESDSGK, encoded by the coding sequence ATGGCAAACGACCGCCGGATGACTACCGATCGCTTCTTTGGGGGCGTTGGGGAGCGACTCGAAAACCTACAAGCACTATTCAAATTCGTCGATACGACCGAACCAGACAAAGCAGAACTCCAGGACTGGCTCGAATCAAACACAGCTGCAAAGAGCGAATCGACGATCAAGGCGTATGTCGGCTTCCAGCGTTCCGTTGGCCTGCTCGAACTCGAAAAAGACCAGTACCAAACCACACCTCGCGGAGCAACGTTCGCAGACACCGGTGACCCAGAACTCATCTTCGAGGCCCTCCTCGAGAATGTCGACGGCTTCGAGACGATTCTACAGACACTCGACAACGAACAGACTACCACGACAGCGATCCAAGCAAGCCTCCGAGAAGCATACCCGGAATACCAACTCCCGCAGGCAGTCGTTGGCAGACACCTTGAGTGGCTCCAAGCAATCGATGCGATCGAGAAACAGCAGTCTGCCGACCGATACGAACTAACCTCCTTTGGAAAGCGACTACTCCAAGAAAAACTCGACCAGAAGCCGACGATCGACGATCTCGAGATCGGCAGTACATACGACCGCGTCGAACTCCACGAAGCGTATGGCGGAGCGCGATATCGTGGGATTGCACCATCAGCCGACTATCCCTACGTTTTTCTTTTCACAGGCGACTCCGGAACGGAACACGGTTACAAGGACGAATTTCGCGGAGATACGTTCATCTACACCGGCGAAGGCAGAACAGGCGATATGGAGATGACAGGTGGGAACAAGGCGATTCGCGACCACAAGGAAGACAGCTGTGAACTCCACTTGTTCGAGAACAATGACGAAGCCTGGAGCGTGACCTATCTTGGACAGTTCGAGTGTGTCGATTGGTTCGAAGAGCAGCTTCCAGACACAGACGGGGATCACCGCAAAGCAATCCGTTTCAAACTCGAGCCAGTAGCAAACGAAGTCGAATTTACTGATCCGGATTTGGGTGCAGTCGATACAGATGAGCTCTACGAGAGAGCTACGGGAGCAGCGAGAACTGATGACGAAGCTACCCAGCAGACAACTGTCGAAACGACACGAACTATATACTCCAGGTCAGAAGCCGTCAGAGAATACGCACTGCGCGTTGCTGATGGCGTTTGCCAAGGCTGTGGAGACGAGGCGCCATTTCTCGGCAATGACGGCGAGCCATACTTCGAGGTACATCATCTCTACCGTCGCAGCGATGGTGGTCCTGATCATCCCGATAATGTCATTGCTCTCTGCCCGAATTGTCATCGACGAGTTCACCACGGGAAAGATGGCGATGCGTTCAATCAGGAGCTTATCTCGAGGGCTGAGAACGTAGAGAGTGATAGTGGTAAGTAG
- a CDS encoding HNH endonuclease, whose protein sequence is MATEIYLTPCSKQGGGSRAYHHLQQTVLDGVHLEDDRVPAANQNDEKISVWGVTEGNYQYWKQLEQGNYLLFYVGDYKYEYVAEVIGTREDSELAEELWPDYKPGETGGNDPGDPWNYIIFLKSPVSVDIDSDEIHGFAGHATNYPQRFMSLNQQAHNEIRQTFGSLEEYFDARRLSFENSQITSENSTESETESSPEGNRSDHTLWLFNIRPVNWKRCVNGPPDNEVHSRHRSEPWHGLSSSVAWMADEMQKGDTALVRQSGHGIMGIWEITETVPVRTQKHHNWEGEYEQFIYCQGLECELENPVDDTEFFEGTDFVRFNLGANELNEADSKTFLTEIKERADLTEDASRRVDAELQDLGMDIASGPTTEGEESADRSSEEETDSGVVDQTERASDLKPPDRVKTKISRVIRNTTLTRQLKQLYDSRCQVCDDQRRQSVSKMYAEAHHIQPLGGSPAGPDSEENVLILCPNHHADFDYGMIEIDPESLKISHKYDEEINGSTLTIHEDHEISREFIQYHNKELSEL, encoded by the coding sequence ATGGCCACTGAAATATATCTCACACCTTGTAGCAAACAGGGAGGGGGCTCACGAGCGTATCACCATCTTCAACAAACTGTCTTAGATGGAGTCCATCTCGAGGATGACCGAGTCCCTGCTGCAAATCAGAACGACGAGAAGATCTCAGTATGGGGAGTGACGGAGGGAAACTACCAGTACTGGAAGCAACTCGAACAAGGGAACTATCTGCTGTTCTACGTTGGTGATTACAAGTACGAGTACGTCGCTGAGGTAATTGGGACGCGAGAGGACTCAGAACTGGCTGAAGAACTCTGGCCAGACTACAAGCCTGGCGAGACGGGTGGCAACGATCCAGGGGATCCGTGGAACTACATCATTTTCCTCAAATCGCCCGTTTCCGTTGATATCGACTCGGATGAAATTCATGGATTCGCTGGCCACGCAACGAACTATCCGCAGCGGTTCATGTCCTTGAACCAGCAGGCCCACAATGAGATTCGGCAGACGTTCGGGAGTCTGGAGGAGTACTTCGACGCTCGACGGCTATCATTCGAAAATAGCCAGATCACAAGTGAGAACTCAACCGAGTCGGAAACGGAATCAAGCCCGGAAGGGAACCGATCAGACCATACTCTCTGGTTGTTCAATATTCGGCCGGTCAACTGGAAGCGATGCGTAAACGGACCTCCTGATAACGAGGTTCACAGCAGACACCGTTCTGAACCATGGCATGGCCTCTCGTCGAGTGTAGCCTGGATGGCCGATGAAATGCAAAAGGGGGATACAGCACTGGTTCGCCAAAGTGGTCACGGTATCATGGGGATTTGGGAAATCACCGAGACAGTTCCGGTGAGAACTCAAAAGCACCACAATTGGGAAGGCGAGTACGAGCAATTCATCTATTGCCAGGGACTCGAATGTGAACTCGAGAACCCAGTCGACGATACAGAATTTTTTGAGGGTACAGACTTCGTCCGATTCAACTTAGGAGCGAACGAGTTGAACGAGGCCGACTCGAAAACCTTCTTAACAGAGATCAAAGAACGAGCTGACCTTACAGAAGACGCTTCAAGGCGGGTTGATGCAGAGTTGCAAGATCTCGGCATGGATATTGCATCCGGTCCTACTACTGAGGGAGAAGAATCAGCGGATCGCTCTAGTGAGGAAGAAACGGACTCGGGAGTGGTTGATCAGACCGAACGTGCTTCTGATCTCAAACCACCGGACCGTGTAAAGACGAAAATTTCTCGTGTCATTCGGAATACGACGCTTACGAGGCAGCTCAAACAGCTATACGATTCTCGGTGTCAGGTGTGCGATGACCAGCGCAGGCAATCGGTATCTAAGATGTATGCTGAAGCACATCATATCCAGCCTCTCGGAGGATCGCCAGCTGGTCCCGATAGTGAAGAGAATGTTCTCATTCTGTGTCCGAACCATCATGCTGATTTCGATTACGGGATGATCGAAATCGATCCAGAGTCACTGAAGATCAGCCACAAGTACGACGAAGAAATTAATGGCTCGACGCTCACCATTCACGAGGATCATGAGATTTCTCGAGAGTTTATACAGTACCACAACAAGGAACTCTCAGAACTATAG
- a CDS encoding HNH endonuclease, whose protein sequence is MNGEGRTSESRSRTAYQRSEVVRKHALRVADGVCQGCSDDAPFLTDGGDPFLEVHHLYRRSEGGADHPKDVIALCSNCHRRVQHGRNGGEFNQN, encoded by the coding sequence GTGAACGGTGAAGGTCGGACAAGCGAATCACGATCTCGCACCGCATATCAGCGATCGGAGGTCGTTAGAAAACACGCGCTCCGAGTCGCTGACGGTGTGTGTCAAGGCTGTAGCGACGATGCTCCGTTTCTCACTGATGGTGGAGACCCTTTCCTCGAGGTGCACCATCTTTATCGGCGCAGTGAGGGTGGGGCAGACCATCCGAAGGATGTGATCGCACTATGTTCAAATTGCCATCGACGGGTCCAGCATGGACGTAATGGAGGCGAATTCAATCAAAACTGA
- a CDS encoding lamin tail domain-containing protein, producing MSGSSKTTQIKQICIYGFGLLMLLVGLGGMFEGGLGLLGGPILLVTSLLLIPKTRPFITNAVDSAGGPDLSTLGRGAFIGLILIGFVVGAALIPAADSPSSEGVDAPTSPSDSTTSPDSASESSQDDSGSSPDDSTSDSSDDSTSDPSSDDSTSDPPDDSTSDSTPDDSTSDSSDGSTSNSSPDDATDSGQKTSWAVTVLSVTDGDTMDVRMPDGSTDTIRLLGVDTPETTASRTDPTEWEDIPDNADGREWLEQWGAEASNYAEERLGGQEIYIEVDSESDRRGTYDRLLVYASQSESSSKSFNLRLIENGYARMYDTQFTQRSTYQSAESEARNNDIGVWNYSEPSNPPSDGGGDSDLIVSNIHAEAAGNDHENLNGEYIELTNEGSSSIDMTGWTLADDADHTFYFPSGFSLESGESVTIYSGSGSNSETELYWGSGRAIWNNSGDTIIVTNADGKTVINREY from the coding sequence ATGTCAGGTAGTTCTAAAACTACGCAGATAAAGCAAATCTGTATCTATGGGTTCGGACTCCTCATGCTTCTGGTCGGTCTCGGAGGAATGTTCGAAGGAGGATTAGGGTTACTTGGTGGGCCAATTCTTCTCGTCACTTCCCTACTTCTAATTCCTAAAACTCGCCCATTCATCACAAATGCTGTCGATTCGGCGGGTGGTCCTGACCTTAGTACACTAGGACGAGGTGCATTTATCGGGCTCATCCTCATCGGATTTGTTGTTGGTGCTGCACTAATTCCGGCGGCTGATTCTCCATCTTCAGAGGGAGTAGATGCACCAACATCGCCATCCGATTCGACGACTTCACCTGATTCAGCATCTGAATCATCACAAGACGATTCTGGTTCATCTCCTGATGACTCCACGTCCGATTCATCAGATGATTCTACATCTGATCCATCCTCTGACGACTCCACGTCTGATCCACCAGATGATTCTACATCTGATTCAACTCCTGATGACTCTACGTCCGATTCATCAGACGGTTCCACATCTAATTCATCTCCTGATGACGCTACAGACAGCGGTCAGAAGACTTCATGGGCGGTTACAGTTCTCTCTGTGACTGATGGAGACACAATGGACGTACGGATGCCAGACGGCAGCACAGACACGATCCGTCTATTAGGCGTTGATACTCCTGAAACAACTGCCAGCCGAACAGATCCGACGGAGTGGGAAGACATCCCTGATAACGCAGATGGACGAGAGTGGTTAGAACAGTGGGGTGCTGAAGCCAGCAATTACGCAGAAGAACGCCTTGGCGGGCAAGAAATCTACATTGAAGTAGACTCGGAATCCGACCGGCGTGGTACGTATGACCGCCTGCTCGTGTATGCATCCCAGTCAGAGTCTTCGTCAAAGTCATTCAATCTCCGACTCATCGAAAACGGATATGCACGGATGTACGATACTCAGTTCACGCAGCGCTCGACGTACCAGTCAGCAGAATCTGAGGCGCGTAACAACGATATTGGCGTCTGGAACTACTCAGAGCCTTCAAATCCACCATCTGATGGAGGGGGTGATTCAGATCTTATAGTTTCGAATATCCATGCTGAGGCGGCAGGAAATGACCACGAAAATCTCAACGGTGAGTACATCGAACTGACCAATGAAGGTAGCTCGTCTATCGATATGACTGGTTGGACTCTTGCCGACGATGCAGACCATACCTTCTACTTCCCATCAGGGTTCTCGCTTGAATCGGGTGAGTCCGTAACCATCTACAGCGGGAGCGGGTCGAACTCTGAGACAGAACTATACTGGGGATCTGGTAGAGCAATCTGGAACAATAGTGGAGATACAATCATCGTAACGAATGCTGACGGTAAAACCGTAATCAATCGAGAGTACTAG
- a CDS encoding AAA family ATPase gives MSSSEQEYSLDRVQGLTDTIKDDAEFAQRVIEKAAGPEVLDYLVDDLSIDVHHEGEQGLGEVRQAILGSDHASFDLKKRVATRGDYTTDLDVLVPESVKKSALGALEAGKPVVLYGPTGTGKTTFAKQLALETCVGYTLDTASPSWTSQDIVGRVAPDYSKDSVSYQKELGCVSKAVVRAREYGEKYAVIIDELTRADISRIFGQLYTAIENPHQTIFRTDDDETIELIPEVNIICTMNMSDRTVNQLDNAITRRFAMIKVSDYDNDGLDNLFSRWTTDHLADSAVNGGTLKDLFQEDYRRLNTGKDADENGIMEFGPMHYRDVSVFLESTTSPEGVYHDEAGRAVGEAFRTYILPRLLNSATYSQMDELVNHYTKLDEIYEEFDLSPAIELAESEKRAQQQRMGMQN, from the coding sequence ATGAGTTCCTCGGAGCAGGAGTATTCTCTCGATCGGGTTCAAGGATTGACTGATACAATCAAGGATGATGCTGAGTTCGCCCAACGTGTCATCGAAAAGGCTGCAGGACCAGAGGTTCTTGACTACCTTGTAGACGATCTTTCCATCGATGTTCATCACGAAGGGGAGCAGGGGCTAGGGGAAGTCCGGCAGGCTATTCTCGGCTCTGACCACGCATCTTTTGATTTGAAGAAACGCGTCGCAACGCGAGGAGACTATACTACTGACCTTGATGTGCTCGTTCCAGAGTCGGTCAAAAAGTCAGCATTAGGTGCTCTGGAAGCTGGAAAACCAGTCGTACTCTATGGCCCGACTGGTACTGGGAAAACGACGTTCGCGAAACAATTAGCCCTGGAGACCTGCGTAGGATATACACTCGATACCGCCTCTCCATCGTGGACTAGCCAAGATATTGTTGGACGTGTTGCTCCAGACTACTCCAAAGATTCGGTCAGTTACCAGAAAGAACTAGGCTGCGTCTCGAAAGCTGTTGTACGAGCCCGCGAATATGGCGAAAAGTACGCAGTGATCATCGACGAACTTACTCGAGCAGATATTTCGCGAATCTTCGGTCAACTCTACACGGCAATCGAAAACCCTCATCAAACTATTTTCCGGACTGACGACGACGAGACCATCGAACTCATCCCGGAGGTGAACATCATCTGTACGATGAACATGTCTGACCGTACAGTCAACCAACTTGATAACGCAATTACACGTCGGTTTGCGATGATCAAGGTCAGTGACTATGATAACGACGGCCTCGATAACTTGTTCTCTCGCTGGACCACTGACCATCTTGCTGATTCAGCAGTCAACGGCGGGACGCTGAAAGACCTCTTCCAAGAAGACTATCGCCGACTCAATACAGGGAAAGATGCAGATGAGAATGGTATCATGGAGTTCGGACCAATGCACTACCGAGACGTTTCCGTCTTCCTTGAGTCGACAACGTCACCAGAAGGCGTGTATCATGATGAGGCCGGTCGAGCTGTCGGAGAGGCGTTCCGCACCTACATTCTCCCACGCTTGTTGAATTCAGCCACATATTCGCAAATGGATGAGCTCGTCAATCACTACACGAAGCTTGATGAAATATACGAGGAATTCGACTTATCGCCCGCAATCGAGCTAGCGGAAAGCGAGAAGCGGGCACAGCAACAGCGCATGGGAATGCAGAACTAA
- a CDS encoding 5-methylcytosine restriction system specificity protein McrC — protein sequence MSTAQLPTEVSITEREERVIQCPQGIEEQLKQAAFEQVDTNVFVKRRRSWDGESEYKVVEARLDGDELTISAEDIVGIVDLTPTSRLQIRPRIGWSEILDMFLTVSRYNRSLDYQGIPIRDFLSEDVQIEDVFIVIAVNFLNSLAPLHRNGFIRQFETQRTDAVDARGRIDVERSLLNLETGIPKQHYVQKEVDYNTPINALIHRAGKSLLQLFQKSARRHNREEYFRIFSDLNNAVHELESMGIKGDGHNLSEYQQITSGQLPRHRGYYKRAIEVSKMILSSTTGQSLESGDEELTMDYLFNMANLFEEFSQIVLVEELSKLESNPLYDGFDDARVEGEPQLRPYVNTNQAWHQPDHVLYKGDEPVAVLDSKYYPETRDPSMIRPDREQIFSYAYLLDVDRLGFLCPEGNGRRNLRAREGEVAIIGSRQNFTTESYRDAIRSYLLKVLEDEVNESQLIADFRNHTVCHPDVKEISVEEALTQEIFELEDIVSLSRSIFEGAISESDEVRVRRDLSKDIQFSLRRSLKKAITDHAEYDQCIPVFIDTATTTDENEENGEENNQWVGESLRLHFVKVTDSGDVAEFETIDSFPLDWEKDRDDPPY from the coding sequence ATGAGTACGGCCCAGCTCCCGACTGAAGTTTCCATCACGGAGCGCGAAGAGCGTGTCATCCAATGTCCGCAAGGCATTGAGGAGCAACTGAAGCAGGCGGCATTCGAGCAGGTAGATACCAACGTCTTCGTTAAACGACGACGGTCGTGGGACGGAGAGAGCGAATACAAAGTTGTAGAGGCACGCCTTGACGGCGATGAACTCACAATCTCTGCTGAGGATATTGTAGGTATTGTTGATCTCACTCCGACTTCCCGACTTCAGATCAGACCGAGAATCGGGTGGAGCGAGATTCTGGATATGTTTTTAACCGTCAGCCGTTACAACCGATCTCTTGACTACCAAGGGATCCCGATCCGCGATTTTCTCTCTGAAGATGTTCAGATAGAGGACGTTTTTATCGTAATTGCGGTCAATTTTCTGAACAGCTTAGCCCCGCTTCATCGAAATGGGTTCATCCGCCAGTTTGAGACACAGCGAACTGATGCCGTTGATGCTCGGGGCCGAATTGATGTTGAACGTAGCTTGTTGAACCTTGAGACGGGTATTCCAAAGCAACACTACGTTCAGAAGGAAGTAGATTATAATACACCGATCAACGCCCTAATCCACCGGGCCGGAAAGAGTCTCCTCCAACTATTTCAGAAGAGTGCCCGTCGGCACAACCGCGAGGAATACTTCCGAATCTTCTCTGACCTCAACAATGCTGTCCATGAACTCGAGTCGATGGGAATCAAGGGAGACGGACATAACCTGTCGGAATATCAGCAGATAACGAGCGGACAGCTACCACGGCATCGTGGATACTATAAACGGGCAATTGAGGTATCGAAGATGATTCTCTCCTCGACGACCGGTCAGTCGCTTGAATCCGGGGATGAAGAATTGACAATGGACTATCTGTTCAATATGGCGAATCTGTTTGAGGAGTTCTCGCAGATTGTCCTTGTGGAGGAACTAAGCAAACTCGAATCGAATCCGCTCTATGATGGGTTTGACGATGCACGGGTTGAGGGGGAACCACAGCTGCGACCGTATGTAAATACAAACCAAGCGTGGCATCAACCAGATCATGTACTCTACAAGGGAGACGAGCCGGTTGCTGTGTTAGATAGCAAATATTACCCAGAAACCCGTGATCCGAGTATGATTCGGCCCGACCGAGAGCAGATATTCAGTTATGCATATCTGCTTGACGTAGACCGGCTTGGGTTCCTTTGTCCGGAAGGAAATGGTCGCCGTAATCTTCGAGCTCGTGAGGGGGAAGTAGCGATTATCGGGAGCCGCCAAAATTTCACGACTGAAAGCTATCGAGACGCCATCCGCTCATATCTACTTAAAGTGCTTGAGGACGAGGTCAATGAGTCACAGCTCATCGCAGACTTCCGCAATCACACTGTATGTCATCCAGACGTAAAGGAGATTTCTGTAGAAGAGGCGCTTACTCAGGAGATATTTGAGTTAGAAGATATCGTCTCTCTTTCACGGAGTATTTTTGAGGGTGCAATTTCGGAATCGGACGAGGTCCGTGTTAGACGCGATCTTTCCAAAGATATCCAGTTTAGTCTGCGTCGGTCCCTGAAAAAAGCGATTACCGATCATGCAGAGTATGACCAGTGTATCCCAGTGTTCATAGATACGGCAACGACTACCGATGAAAACGAGGAAAACGGTGAAGAAAATAATCAGTGGGTTGGTGAATCACTCCGCCTGCACTTTGTAAAAGTAACCGACTCAGGCGATGTAGCGGAGTTTGAAACTATCGATAGTTTCCCTCTTGACTGGGAGAAAGATCGAGACGACCCACCTTATTGA
- a CDS encoding MarR family transcriptional regulator — protein MSATTTIEDIMLEEEDLGPADEALLDMLNEGRVTAPYVADETGYSLQYVRDRLGRLVEHGNARKVYEGLYELVEDPRKNGNIGA, from the coding sequence ATGAGCGCAACAACTACTATCGAAGACATCATGCTCGAGGAGGAAGATCTTGGACCGGCCGATGAAGCGCTACTTGATATGCTGAATGAAGGGCGTGTTACCGCGCCATACGTTGCTGACGAAACTGGCTACAGTCTTCAGTACGTTCGTGATCGGCTTGGTCGGCTCGTAGAGCACGGTAATGCACGCAAGGTATACGAAGGACTTTATGAGCTTGTGGAGGATCCCCGGAAGAACGGTAATATAGGGGCATGA
- a CDS encoding winged helix-turn-helix transcriptional regulator has product MHDVGRSRISQLLVSEQHSLTELGLVAEFGPADDRTVELLDAGRQLLTTLDAQIGRQQELAEAVSDTGTADQQCRVTPRTRGEEHDGRKDSNPYRTAYLDRTGHVAAAGCGENGGITLVEAPFEDHTDGPDHTRYVSFDGDREEAVVAVRASGPLQYVVSLATALASPQLLNRVLTDNRLEPLEDPPAILRDARCIGALSDEALEDPKTLREAFLKWGTDLEDLTVKLSAGEYEDRNRFRSEIMQSAHGLAGSIIHLFDALGIDIVRELRVPSGLDTNSLTELATSISISAAIQGKYGVFASYRQLFESREEKRRTALTPTVDADDPLGTFIGSVVVRGEDVHRLYPSLEEALERPAAVADDAPEFAVHVSLSTVDRTGYARAATRILQAKNLRPTRDCISLLQAVVKSPYAAARALQQLASEDESREIRPDELRYALGTLDPEQLLPDLPPTVGRIVQTLLTAENRLSQRDLADRAGVSARTIRNYRNRLEAFDLIRIDENGYRLALSFQTTSERHDPVVPTVLEENQTLLDAADTFLESILPPARYGDPDDPLGGVLFWPPDPSRLLDHHRVGSWLRLAAALTATGSPGNNRVVQMGPPLEQQPLSSRAT; this is encoded by the coding sequence ATGCACGACGTCGGCCGGAGTCGGATCTCTCAACTCTTAGTCTCCGAGCAGCACTCGCTTACCGAACTCGGACTGGTTGCGGAGTTCGGACCAGCAGATGATCGCACTGTCGAGTTGCTCGACGCTGGCCGACAGCTACTCACCACGCTCGATGCCCAGATCGGTCGTCAACAGGAACTGGCCGAGGCCGTGAGCGACACCGGAACAGCCGACCAACAGTGCCGTGTAACCCCGCGCACACGAGGGGAGGAGCATGACGGCAGAAAAGACAGCAACCCCTACCGAACGGCCTACCTCGACCGTACAGGACATGTCGCCGCCGCTGGCTGTGGAGAGAACGGCGGGATCACCCTTGTTGAGGCCCCGTTCGAGGACCATACGGACGGGCCTGACCATACTCGATACGTGAGTTTCGACGGTGATCGCGAGGAAGCTGTCGTTGCCGTTCGGGCAAGTGGGCCCCTGCAGTATGTGGTGAGTCTCGCGACGGCGTTAGCCTCGCCGCAATTGCTCAACCGAGTACTCACCGACAACCGTCTTGAGCCACTAGAAGACCCGCCAGCGATTCTTCGGGATGCTCGCTGTATCGGCGCCCTTTCCGACGAAGCGCTCGAGGATCCCAAGACACTCCGTGAAGCGTTCCTCAAGTGGGGCACCGACCTCGAGGATCTCACCGTGAAACTCTCCGCTGGCGAGTACGAGGATCGCAACCGCTTCCGCAGCGAGATTATGCAGTCGGCTCACGGCCTTGCTGGCTCGATTATCCATCTGTTCGATGCCCTCGGGATCGATATCGTTCGAGAGCTTCGCGTCCCGTCGGGGCTCGATACGAACTCGCTCACAGAACTCGCAACCTCGATCAGTATTTCGGCCGCGATTCAGGGGAAATACGGTGTGTTCGCCTCGTACCGACAACTGTTCGAGTCCCGCGAGGAAAAGCGTCGCACCGCACTCACACCGACTGTTGATGCAGATGACCCGCTAGGAACATTCATCGGCTCTGTCGTCGTTCGTGGTGAGGACGTCCATCGTCTTTACCCATCTCTGGAAGAAGCACTCGAGAGGCCAGCGGCAGTCGCTGATGACGCTCCCGAATTCGCTGTCCACGTCTCCCTTTCGACGGTCGATCGAACGGGCTACGCGAGGGCTGCGACGCGGATCCTGCAGGCCAAGAACCTCCGCCCGACTCGAGATTGCATCTCGCTCCTACAAGCGGTAGTCAAATCGCCATACGCTGCTGCTCGAGCACTCCAGCAACTCGCCAGCGAAGACGAGAGTCGAGAGATCCGACCGGACGAACTCCGCTATGCGTTAGGAACACTCGATCCCGAACAGTTGCTCCCCGATCTCCCACCGACAGTTGGCCGGATCGTTCAGACGCTTCTCACAGCCGAAAACCGCCTGTCACAGCGTGACCTCGCCGACCGAGCGGGCGTCTCAGCACGCACCATTCGGAACTATCGCAACCGGCTCGAGGCGTTTGACCTCATCCGTATTGACGAGAACGGATATCGTCTGGCGCTCTCGTTCCAGACTACTTCCGAACGCCACGATCCCGTTGTTCCAACAGTCCTCGAGGAGAATCAGACGCTCCTCGACGCCGCCGACACGTTTCTCGAGTCAATCCTCCCGCCAGCGCGATACGGTGATCCCGACGACCCACTTGGCGGCGTACTGTTCTGGCCGCCGGATCCGTCGCGATTACTCGATCATCACCGAGTTGGCTCGTGGCTGCGACTAGCAGCTGCGCTCACAGCAACAGGATCTCCCGGGAATAACCGGGTGGTTCAGATGGGCCCACCGCTCGAGCAGCAGCCGCTTTCTTCTAGAGCTACATAG
- a CDS encoding mechanosensitive ion channel family protein, producing the protein MDFTVLQAGIPTSGSEAVSQYGPVLISTVTTVLLFVVMFALTYYLGKKVLVRATKQSLQSRGLKAGLVSLSVSIVSILVLIAAVAVAATVAGFGTVLTAFATLAGALALGLSFATQDLISNFVSGVFIIKDEPFKVGDWIKWDGNEGVVKQIKIRVTQVETFDNELVTVPNNQLANTVLTNPVANETLRVSCDFGISYDNDITIAREAIIDTASNIDGVLADPGPAAPVTTLGDSAVVLTGRVWIDPRKHSAAAIKAAFREAVKRRFDSEGVDMPYPHTTLTGEVGLENTQETGAVGNSAE; encoded by the coding sequence ATGGATTTTACAGTACTCCAAGCTGGAATTCCGACAAGTGGTAGCGAGGCTGTTTCCCAATACGGGCCAGTGCTCATTAGCACGGTGACAACAGTATTATTGTTCGTTGTGATGTTTGCTCTGACCTATTATCTCGGCAAAAAGGTTCTTGTTAGAGCTACTAAACAGTCATTACAGTCACGCGGATTGAAGGCGGGGCTTGTAAGTCTCTCTGTCAGTATTGTAAGCATCCTTGTCCTAATTGCGGCCGTTGCTGTTGCAGCTACTGTCGCTGGGTTTGGTACCGTCCTGACAGCGTTTGCTACCCTTGCTGGTGCTCTGGCACTTGGGCTTAGCTTTGCCACACAAGACCTCATCAGTAATTTCGTATCTGGGGTCTTTATCATCAAAGATGAACCATTCAAAGTCGGCGACTGGATTAAATGGGATGGCAATGAGGGAGTTGTTAAACAGATCAAAATACGTGTGACCCAGGTCGAGACTTTCGATAACGAGTTGGTGACCGTTCCGAACAATCAGCTCGCTAACACAGTGCTCACCAACCCAGTTGCAAACGAGACACTTCGTGTCTCCTGTGATTTCGGTATCAGCTACGATAACGATATTACAATTGCACGCGAAGCGATTATCGATACGGCTTCGAACATCGATGGTGTTCTTGCTGATCCAGGACCCGCAGCGCCAGTGACGACGCTTGGTGATTCAGCAGTTGTCCTTACCGGTCGTGTATGGATTGATCCCCGAAAGCATAGTGCTGCTGCCATCAAAGCAGCGTTTCGTGAAGCCGTTAAACGTCGTTTCGACAGTGAAGGGGTCGATATGCCTTATCCACACACGACCCTTACTGGGGAAGTTGGCCTCGAGAATACTCAAGAAACAGGGGCCGTCGGCAACTCAGCTGAATAG